The following coding sequences are from one Paraburkholderia caballeronis window:
- a CDS encoding transporter substrate-binding domain-containing protein, with the protein MKITIAYIEEPPFGWTDASGSPCGADVELADVVLRALGVTDIEHRLTTFAELLPGARDGRWDVNVPLFVTPERSETVDFSVPVWAIGDGLLVRAGNPKALDSYRAVAAQADTRLGIITGQVQQRSALAAGVRDEQIVLFDEQADAIDALHAGRIDAYASTALGNRIVAERIGRSRVDAVAQAADDPHPRAPAGAFSFGKHNRALRDAFDRQLRQYLGSADHRQRMAKYGFTASEIDPVVVAR; encoded by the coding sequence ATGAAAATCACGATCGCGTACATCGAGGAGCCGCCGTTCGGCTGGACCGACGCCAGCGGGTCGCCCTGCGGCGCGGACGTCGAACTGGCCGACGTCGTGCTGCGCGCGCTCGGTGTAACCGACATCGAGCATCGGCTCACGACGTTCGCGGAACTGCTGCCCGGCGCGCGCGACGGCCGCTGGGACGTGAACGTGCCGCTGTTCGTCACGCCCGAACGGAGCGAGACGGTCGATTTCAGCGTGCCGGTCTGGGCGATCGGCGACGGCCTGCTCGTGCGCGCCGGCAATCCGAAGGCGCTCGACAGCTATCGGGCCGTTGCCGCACAAGCCGATACGCGGCTCGGCATCATCACCGGCCAGGTGCAGCAGCGGTCCGCGCTGGCCGCCGGCGTGCGCGACGAACAGATCGTGCTGTTCGACGAACAGGCCGACGCGATCGACGCGTTGCACGCGGGCCGGATCGACGCCTATGCGAGCACCGCGCTCGGCAACCGGATAGTGGCCGAGCGGATCGGCCGGTCGCGGGTCGATGCGGTCGCGCAGGCGGCGGACGATCCCCACCCTCGCGCGCCGGCCGGCGCGTTTTCGTTCGGCAAGCACAATCGCGCGTTGCGGGATGCGTTCGACCGGCAATTGCGGCAATATCTCGGGTCCGCCGATCATCGGCAGCGCATGGCGAAGTACGGATTCACCGCGAGCGAGATCGATCCGGTCGTCGTCGCGCGGTAA
- the blaOXA gene encoding class D beta-lactamase translates to MRQRHLIAAGLLAACSIASTAHAHVICTAVADAATGAWIARDGDCKRRVTPASTFKLAISLMGYDSGFLKDAHAPLLPYRDGYVDWGGPAWRQPADPERWIKYSVVWYSQQVTRSLGAARFADYTRRFRYGNADVSGDAKHDGLTHAWIDSSLQISPLEQVAFLRDVVNRRLPVSPRAYEMTASITEVERTPDGWDVHGKTGSGFPALADGADDRAHGWGWFVGWASKDGKTIVFARLEQDDREQTGAPPAGVRARDAFLREWPTLIQPLAP, encoded by the coding sequence TTGAGACAACGACACCTGATCGCCGCCGGATTGCTCGCGGCCTGCTCGATCGCCAGCACCGCGCACGCTCATGTGATCTGCACGGCCGTCGCCGACGCGGCGACCGGCGCGTGGATTGCGCGCGACGGCGACTGCAAACGCCGCGTGACGCCCGCCTCCACGTTCAAGCTCGCGATCAGCCTGATGGGCTACGACTCCGGTTTCCTGAAAGACGCGCACGCGCCGCTGCTGCCGTATCGCGACGGCTACGTCGATTGGGGCGGTCCGGCCTGGCGGCAGCCGGCCGACCCGGAACGCTGGATCAAATACTCCGTTGTCTGGTACTCGCAGCAGGTCACACGCTCGCTCGGCGCGGCCCGCTTCGCCGATTACACGCGCCGGTTCCGCTACGGCAACGCCGACGTGTCCGGCGACGCGAAACACGACGGCCTCACCCATGCGTGGATCGATTCGTCGCTCCAGATCTCGCCGCTCGAACAGGTGGCGTTTCTGCGCGACGTCGTGAATCGCCGGCTGCCGGTCAGCCCGCGCGCCTACGAGATGACCGCCTCGATCACCGAAGTCGAACGCACGCCGGACGGCTGGGACGTGCACGGCAAGACCGGCTCCGGCTTCCCCGCGCTCGCGGACGGCGCAGACGACCGCGCGCACGGCTGGGGATGGTTCGTCGGCTGGGCCAGCAAGGATGGAAAGACGATCGTGTTCGCGCGGCTCGAACAGGACGATCGCGAACAGACCGGCGCGCCGCCCGCCGGCGTGCGGGCGCGCGACGCATTCCTTCGCGAATGGCCCACGCTGATCCAGCCGCTCGCGCCATAA
- a CDS encoding DsbA family oxidoreductase produces the protein MTQPLTIDFVSDIACPWCAIGLSSLQLALSRLGGDVDARITLHPFELNPQMRPEGEDIVEYLGKKYGRTPGQIAETQAMIRERGDSVGFEFGPRTRAYNTFDAHRLLHWAGIEGKQLPLKLALLRAYHGDGKDPSDHDVLVEAAQSVGLDATAARDVLQSGRYADEVRAEEHEYQAMGIQSVPSIIFNGRYLVTGGQPVEAFEQAIRQILAEA, from the coding sequence ATGACTCAACCGCTGACCATCGACTTCGTCTCCGACATCGCCTGCCCGTGGTGCGCGATCGGCCTGTCCTCGCTCCAGCTCGCGCTGTCGCGCCTCGGCGGCGACGTCGATGCGCGGATCACGCTGCATCCGTTCGAACTGAATCCGCAGATGCGGCCGGAAGGCGAGGACATCGTCGAATACCTCGGCAAGAAATACGGCCGCACGCCCGGGCAGATCGCCGAAACCCAGGCGATGATCCGCGAGCGCGGCGACAGCGTCGGCTTCGAATTCGGCCCGCGCACGCGCGCGTACAACACGTTCGACGCGCACCGGCTGCTGCACTGGGCCGGCATCGAGGGCAAGCAGTTGCCGCTGAAGCTCGCGCTGTTGCGCGCGTATCACGGCGACGGCAAGGATCCGAGCGATCACGACGTGCTGGTCGAAGCCGCCCAGTCGGTCGGACTCGACGCGACGGCCGCGCGCGACGTGCTGCAAAGCGGACGCTATGCGGACGAAGTTCGCGCGGAGGAGCACGAATATCAGGCGATGGGCATCCAGTCGGTGCCGTCGATCATCTTCAACGGCCGTTATCTCGTGACCGGCGGCCAGCCGGTCGAGGCGTTCGAGCAGGCCATCCGGCAGATTCTCGCGGAAGCGTAG
- a CDS encoding MFS transporter, with protein sequence MLTESHSTAHAPAPESGGETTLRQWLSVGAVAIGAFAFVTTEFLPVGLLPHIARELDVSPGTAGLMVTTPGIAAAISAPALLIKAGRMDRRYVFLLLTGLLLVSNLMSAFAPNFTVMLCGRALLGAALGGFWTLATAAAGRLVRLHDAPRAMAMILTGVTCATVIGVPLGTFIAGFSSWRFSFLATGVLVAVAFVAQLLLVPSLPSSAALRFRDLVAVMQRPHPRKSMLMVALVFGAHFACYTYITPFLLHNANLSMSTITWLLLGFGVIGFFSNFAVSATVVRNLKASVVVMVCVLLLALLSMSVARHSTLAVSAVVLAWGISFGAIPLCFSVWIQRATPDQPEAGSALFVSVIQIAIALGSSVGGVIVDRLGIPADFMLGSVLALLGLGLLASFGAEAATVRGGERLACEGAVE encoded by the coding sequence ATGTTGACGGAAAGTCATTCCACGGCGCATGCGCCCGCGCCGGAAAGCGGCGGCGAAACGACGTTGCGCCAGTGGCTGTCGGTAGGCGCGGTGGCGATCGGCGCATTCGCGTTCGTGACCACCGAGTTCCTGCCGGTTGGCCTGCTCCCGCATATCGCGCGGGAACTCGACGTGTCGCCCGGCACCGCCGGCCTGATGGTCACGACGCCCGGCATCGCCGCCGCGATCTCCGCGCCCGCGCTGCTGATCAAGGCCGGCCGCATGGACCGCCGCTACGTGTTCCTGCTGCTGACCGGCCTGCTGCTGGTGTCCAACCTGATGTCCGCGTTCGCGCCGAATTTCACCGTGATGCTGTGCGGCCGCGCGCTGCTCGGCGCCGCGCTCGGCGGCTTCTGGACCCTCGCGACGGCGGCGGCCGGCCGCCTCGTCCGCCTGCACGATGCACCGCGGGCGATGGCGATGATATTGACCGGCGTGACCTGCGCGACCGTGATCGGCGTGCCGCTCGGCACGTTCATCGCCGGTTTTTCGTCGTGGCGCTTCTCGTTTCTCGCGACCGGCGTACTCGTCGCGGTCGCGTTCGTCGCGCAACTGCTGCTGGTGCCGTCGCTGCCGTCGAGCGCCGCGCTGCGCTTTCGCGACCTGGTCGCGGTGATGCAGCGTCCGCATCCGCGGAAGAGCATGCTGATGGTCGCGCTCGTGTTCGGCGCGCATTTCGCGTGCTACACGTACATCACGCCGTTCCTGCTGCACAACGCGAACCTGAGCATGTCCACCATCACGTGGCTGCTGCTCGGCTTCGGCGTGATCGGCTTCTTCTCGAACTTCGCGGTGTCCGCGACGGTCGTGCGCAACCTGAAGGCGTCGGTGGTGGTCATGGTCTGCGTGCTGCTGCTCGCGCTGCTGTCGATGTCCGTTGCGCGCCATTCGACGCTCGCGGTGTCGGCGGTGGTGCTCGCGTGGGGCATCTCGTTCGGCGCGATTCCGCTGTGCTTCAGCGTGTGGATCCAGCGCGCGACGCCGGACCAGCCGGAAGCCGGGTCGGCGCTGTTCGTCAGCGTGATCCAGATCGCGATCGCGCTGGGGTCGTCGGTCGGCGGCGTCATCGTCGATCGGCTCGGCATTCCGGCGGACTTCATGCTCGGCAGCGTGCTTGCGCTGCTCGGGTTGGGGTTGCTGGCGAGTTTTGGGGCCGAGGCGGCGACGGTGAGGGGTGGGGAGCGGCTGGCTTGTGAGGGGGCGGTGGAGTGA
- a CDS encoding IS3 family transposase (programmed frameshift): MKKSRFTEEQMVTILRDADKAPVAEVAKKHGISEQTIYNWRQHFGGMEAADVKRLKQLEQENARLKKMLAERDLELDVMKEINGKKVVSAPARRQQVAYAKARGLSERRACALMSVARSALHYESKLAGRDAPVLAAMCVLSAQYPRYGYRRIQIFLDRQGHPMSADRAWRLWRLAGLQVPRKRPRRRVSVHRPRPQPATAARHVWAYDFVFDACANGQQLKCLTVIDEYTRECLAIDVAGSIRSGRVIEVLSRLVSLHGAPRYLRSDNGPEFVSRAILKWAAQNGMDMALSDPGKPWQNGADESFNGKFRDECLSQEWFRTRVEAKVVIEQWRRHYNAIRPHSSLAYLTPNEFKQRHCSTKATEAVLQD, translated from the exons ATGAAGAAGAGCCGGTTCACGGAAGAGCAGATGGTCACGATCCTGCGCGACGCTGACAAGGCGCCGGTCGCCGAGGTGGCGAAGAAGCACGGGATCAGCGAGCAGACGATCTACAACTGGCGTCAGCATTTCGGCGGGATGGAGGCAGCCGATGTGAAGCGACTAAAGCAGCTTGAGCAGGAAAATGCGCGACTGAAGAAGATGCTGGCGGAGCGTGATCTCGAACTCGATGTGATGAAGGAGATCAACG GCAAAAAAGTGGTGAGCGCGCCCGCTCGCCGTCAGCAGGTTGCCTACGCGAAAGCGCGGGGCCTGTCGGAGCGGCGAGCGTGCGCGCTGATGTCGGTCGCGAGGTCGGCGCTGCATTACGAGTCGAAGCTGGCCGGGCGTGATGCGCCGGTGCTGGCGGCGATGTGTGTTCTGTCGGCACAGTATCCGCGTTACGGTTACCGTCGCATCCAGATTTTTCTGGATCGGCAAGGCCATCCGATGAGCGCCGACCGGGCTTGGCGACTGTGGCGGCTCGCGGGCTTGCAGGTGCCCCGCAAGCGCCCACGCAGGCGGGTGTCTGTGCACCGCCCTCGGCCTCAGCCGGCCACGGCGGCACGGCACGTCTGGGCCTATGACTTTGTGTTCGATGCCTGCGCCAACGGTCAGCAATTGAAGTGTCTGACGGTGATCGACGAATACACGCGCGAATGCCTGGCCATCGATGTGGCAGGGTCGATTCGCTCGGGACGGGTGATCGAAGTGTTGTCACGGCTGGTCAGCCTGCATGGTGCACCGCGTTATCTGCGTTCGGACAACGGGCCGGAGTTCGTGTCACGCGCCATTCTGAAATGGGCTGCCCAGAACGGCATGGATATGGCGTTGAGCGATCCCGGCAAGCCATGGCAGAACGGCGCTGACGAGAGCTTCAACGGCAAGTTCAGGGACGAATGTCTGAGCCAGGAATGGTTTCGGACACGGGTCGAAGCCAAGGTCGTAATTGAGCAATGGCGGCGTCACTACAATGCAATCCGGCCGCATTCGAGCCTGGCCTACCTGACGCCCAACGAGTTTAAGCAGCGACATTGTTCAACTAAAGCAACCGAGGCCGTTCTCCAAGATTGA
- a CDS encoding DUF637 domain-containing protein, translated as MASGNGFSLAALVEAGAVGALTAGLTNGITYNSTTGEFGLGNLNQGLDSLPQNVSTLGQLAGIGNIGESLGQVAQAGEVAASNLPGQLAALGAVATIDAGIQTGIEGGSFLDNLTSAGTSSLAAAAAYAIGNAQPDLNEVGYITAHGLLGCAEGAASGTGCESGAIGGATSAFLSPAVIGELDLTGAQPTSVQAAITTAIAMLAGGGLAGALGQNTGGAATAAGNEALNNALEHVHSDGTTGKPGQQSEGEKDVVQLVPPSGGAGNVIDTDEVPTVAKGM; from the coding sequence TTGGCCTCCGGGAACGGGTTTAGCCTCGCTGCGCTGGTTGAAGCCGGGGCAGTCGGAGCGCTTACGGCAGGACTCACCAATGGCATCACATACAACAGTACGACAGGTGAGTTTGGCCTCGGTAATCTCAATCAGGGACTCGACAGTCTTCCCCAGAATGTGAGCACCCTGGGGCAGCTTGCCGGGATAGGCAACATTGGAGAGTCGCTGGGGCAGGTCGCGCAGGCCGGAGAAGTGGCCGCGAGCAATCTGCCGGGACAACTTGCTGCATTGGGGGCGGTGGCGACAATTGACGCTGGGATTCAAACAGGAATTGAAGGCGGTAGTTTTCTGGATAACCTGACGTCGGCGGGCACGAGTAGCCTTGCTGCGGCTGCTGCTTATGCGATCGGCAATGCGCAGCCTGATCTGAACGAGGTGGGATACATTACGGCGCACGGCCTCTTGGGATGCGCCGAAGGGGCAGCGAGCGGAACAGGTTGTGAATCGGGGGCCATTGGGGGAGCAACGAGCGCGTTCCTGTCACCGGCCGTAATTGGTGAGCTTGACCTGACTGGAGCGCAGCCGACCTCGGTGCAGGCTGCGATAACGACGGCGATTGCGATGCTCGCCGGAGGTGGGCTTGCGGGTGCTCTGGGGCAGAACACGGGCGGGGCTGCGACCGCAGCCGGAAACGAGGCGTTGAATAACGCACTAGAGCACGTTCATTCGGATGGGACGACGGGCAAACCGGGTCAGCAGAGTGAGGGCGAGAAGGATGTGGTACAGCTTGTTCCGCCAAGCGGAGGAGCTGGTAATGTCATAGATACTGATGAAGTGCCAACCGTGGCCAAGGGGATGTGA
- a CDS encoding filamentous hemagglutinin N-terminal domain-containing protein: MQNKKNIRARGYGRRIAFLCVGCTVLVSTHPRAAGIVPDGKTPTTVLTSANGAQTVNVAPAVSGVSQNTYRSFNVGAAGATLNNVGINARTIVNQVTSTDPSLIEGAIRVDGSRANVILANPNGITVNGGSFVNAGHVALTTGQVTLVDVPVAPGAFQRNVAIDTRDGTVVVGPGGLSGALVDLDLIAKNVQIKGPLTNTFSSATALTRILAGTSSATLSTGPSASDNANDWMTTNSSASLATAKSFALDITAAGSVASGRIELIVTDAGPGVRSAGALNASLGDFTLSSNGAVQFNGATVVAAENATLNVRDAISLHDAQISSNGGSATLLATGPIGIAGSSVIANGGVDLSAAGVTIGPDEEQKGSTIASASAGVVLDSAGDIVNIGSLVQGQAQTAGDAASRGAVTLVAVGNVLNRSNPQESLGILFGVQGDVVIEAAGNVVNENARILSNANVVVNAGGDFNNIVDHSTGVSSGAVVSFEHDSSGFLFFRHRNSGFDVVYGELADAGELSYVTADSGNVSIDAANIANVGGSILSNDGTVAMTARGSLLTQAVFTGQASYHQSCFIFCRASASSDVQAFGGVIEAGADVALKAGTQITNTGGTVLAVGKLSLDAPLTLAQAVTGYSAINEAHDLRAWFGNRWAAIYAADTGGLFEGGSGAVQLTGEGEIDGGAFHAPDGVHAAGSIVTKRAPWQAPVSIGTHNSIGLVSWFGL, from the coding sequence ATGCAAAACAAAAAGAACATCCGCGCGCGTGGCTATGGCCGGCGCATCGCTTTCCTGTGCGTCGGTTGTACGGTGCTTGTGTCGACGCACCCGCGCGCCGCGGGCATTGTCCCGGACGGGAAGACTCCGACGACGGTGCTGACGTCCGCTAATGGCGCGCAGACGGTCAATGTTGCGCCCGCCGTCTCGGGAGTTTCGCAAAACACGTACCGGTCCTTCAACGTCGGCGCGGCAGGCGCCACGCTGAACAACGTGGGCATCAACGCGCGGACGATCGTCAATCAGGTCACGAGCACCGATCCAAGCCTGATCGAGGGGGCGATCAGGGTAGATGGCTCGCGTGCAAACGTTATTCTTGCTAACCCGAACGGCATCACGGTCAACGGCGGGTCGTTCGTCAACGCCGGTCACGTCGCGCTGACGACGGGGCAGGTCACGCTCGTCGACGTACCGGTTGCGCCGGGTGCATTCCAGCGCAATGTCGCGATCGATACGCGCGATGGCACGGTCGTGGTCGGCCCGGGAGGACTGTCTGGCGCATTGGTGGACCTCGACCTGATCGCGAAGAACGTGCAGATAAAGGGTCCGCTTACCAATACCTTTTCGTCGGCGACGGCGCTGACCCGCATTCTCGCGGGGACGAGTTCGGCGACGCTCAGCACGGGGCCCTCGGCGTCGGACAACGCGAACGACTGGATGACGACGAATTCCAGCGCGTCGCTCGCGACCGCGAAGTCCTTCGCGCTCGACATCACTGCGGCCGGCAGCGTCGCGAGCGGGCGTATCGAACTGATTGTCACGGATGCCGGCCCGGGCGTGCGCAGTGCAGGGGCGCTCAACGCGTCTCTGGGCGACTTTACGCTCAGTTCGAACGGTGCAGTGCAGTTCAATGGCGCGACGGTTGTCGCGGCGGAGAATGCCACATTAAACGTCAGGGATGCCATTTCGCTGCACGATGCGCAGATCAGCTCGAACGGCGGCTCGGCAACCCTGTTGGCAACAGGGCCGATCGGTATCGCTGGAAGCAGCGTCATTGCGAATGGCGGGGTGGACTTGTCCGCAGCCGGCGTCACGATCGGTCCGGATGAGGAGCAAAAAGGTTCGACGATCGCTTCGGCGTCGGCTGGCGTGGTGTTGGACAGCGCCGGCGACATCGTCAACATCGGGTCGCTGGTCCAGGGGCAGGCGCAGACGGCCGGCGACGCTGCTTCCCGAGGCGCCGTTACGCTGGTCGCGGTGGGCAATGTGCTGAACCGGTCGAATCCGCAGGAGTCTCTCGGGATACTCTTCGGCGTGCAGGGCGATGTGGTGATCGAAGCGGCAGGAAACGTCGTCAACGAGAACGCACGGATACTGTCCAACGCCAATGTTGTCGTGAACGCCGGCGGCGACTTCAACAACATCGTCGATCACAGCACCGGCGTGTCAAGTGGCGCGGTGGTCAGCTTTGAGCACGACAGTAGCGGCTTTCTGTTCTTCCGCCATCGCAACAGCGGTTTCGACGTCGTTTATGGTGAGCTTGCCGACGCAGGCGAACTGTCGTATGTCACTGCGGACTCCGGCAACGTGTCGATCGACGCGGCCAACATTGCCAATGTCGGCGGTTCGATTCTGTCGAACGACGGGACCGTTGCGATGACGGCGCGCGGTTCGTTGCTTACGCAGGCCGTGTTCACGGGACAGGCGTCCTATCACCAGTCCTGCTTCATCTTCTGCCGCGCGAGCGCGAGCAGCGACGTGCAGGCGTTCGGCGGCGTGATCGAAGCCGGCGCCGATGTCGCGCTCAAGGCCGGCACGCAGATCACCAATACCGGCGGCACCGTACTTGCCGTCGGCAAGCTGTCTCTCGATGCGCCGCTCACGCTCGCCCAGGCCGTGACCGGTTATAGCGCGATCAACGAGGCGCACGACCTGAGAGCGTGGTTTGGCAACCGGTGGGCCGCGATCTACGCGGCGGATACTGGCGGCCTGTTCGAGGGCGGCTCCGGCGCGGTGCAACTGACGGGCGAAGGCGAGATCGACGGCGGTGCATTTCATGCGCCGGACGGCGTGCATGCGGCTGGCAGCATCGTGACGAAGCGCGCACCGTGGCAAGCACCGGTCAGTATCGGCACGCACAACTCGATCGGGCTCGTATCGTGGTTCGGTCTGTGA
- a CDS encoding sensor domain-containing diguanylate cyclase, whose translation MTTTRPQASAPTTERRASRRRQLRSGGITRYLFVGSIVAALLVIIVSAMTMLEARRDTWDRAHRSAENLLQGVIGYMDQHMRLYMLALDFAAETLHGPDTAALSEEAKARVLASIVNHTDYVGSVIQLDASGDLVRSSPPAHTQLNLADRDYFIAQRDHPRLGVYISQPFRSRLRDSDPSIALSRRLNNPDGSFAGVVVIAVRLAYIDGFLSGIDTGPNGALLVLSDDGHALIQHPPGNGRGAAGTRLFQRMLQTGSGSMVEVDPVDGVERYNRFARVPGQPLVIDVALATQDVFGAWRHRSIIIGSLTLITCALMVVLAVLLRRELHRRAAIEAHLAHLSITDGLTGLLNRRRYDEMLEREWRRTARTGSSLALLLIDTDHFKRLNDRYGHAIGDEVLRQLAATLSACIRQPGDLAARYGGEEFTVLLPDATPAQAVAVAERIRSACEQLDAGLPPFTVSIGVAVIHPSPAGSTTEFQERADKALYRAKAAGRNRVVSDADT comes from the coding sequence ATGACAACAACCAGACCGCAGGCATCCGCACCGACGACCGAAAGGCGCGCCAGCCGGCGCCGGCAGCTTCGATCCGGCGGCATCACCCGTTATCTGTTCGTCGGCAGCATCGTGGCCGCGTTGCTGGTGATCATCGTGTCCGCGATGACGATGCTCGAAGCGCGGCGCGACACATGGGACCGCGCGCACCGTTCGGCGGAGAACCTGCTTCAGGGCGTCATCGGCTACATGGACCAGCACATGCGGCTCTACATGCTGGCGCTCGATTTCGCGGCGGAAACATTGCACGGCCCGGACACCGCCGCGCTGTCCGAAGAAGCGAAGGCGCGCGTGCTCGCGTCGATCGTCAACCATACGGACTACGTCGGCAGCGTGATCCAGCTCGACGCATCCGGAGATCTCGTCCGCAGCAGTCCGCCCGCCCATACGCAGTTGAACCTCGCGGACCGCGACTACTTCATCGCGCAGCGCGACCACCCGCGGCTCGGCGTCTACATCAGCCAGCCGTTTCGCAGCCGGCTGCGCGACAGCGACCCGAGCATCGCGCTCAGCCGCCGCCTGAACAACCCGGACGGCAGTTTCGCCGGCGTCGTCGTCATCGCGGTGCGGCTAGCGTATATCGACGGTTTTCTGTCCGGCATCGACACCGGCCCCAACGGCGCACTGCTCGTACTCAGCGACGACGGCCACGCGCTGATCCAGCATCCGCCCGGCAACGGCCGCGGCGCGGCCGGAACGCGTCTGTTCCAGCGGATGTTGCAGACGGGCTCCGGCTCGATGGTGGAGGTCGATCCGGTGGACGGCGTCGAGCGCTACAACCGCTTCGCGCGCGTGCCGGGCCAACCGCTCGTCATCGACGTCGCGCTGGCGACCCAGGACGTGTTCGGTGCGTGGCGGCACCGCTCGATCATCATCGGCAGCCTGACTCTCATCACCTGCGCGCTGATGGTGGTGCTGGCGGTGCTGCTGCGGCGCGAGCTGCACCGGCGCGCGGCCATCGAGGCGCATCTCGCGCACCTGTCGATCACGGATGGCTTGACGGGCCTGCTGAACCGGCGGCGCTACGACGAAATGCTCGAACGCGAATGGCGGCGCACGGCGCGCACGGGTTCGTCGCTGGCGCTGCTGCTGATCGACACCGATCACTTCAAGCGGCTAAACGACCGCTACGGCCATGCGATCGGCGACGAAGTGCTCAGGCAACTGGCGGCGACGCTGTCCGCGTGCATCCGCCAGCCGGGCGATCTCGCCGCGCGTTACGGCGGCGAGGAGTTCACGGTGCTGCTGCCCGACGCCACGCCGGCCCAGGCGGTGGCGGTCGCGGAACGAATCCGCTCGGCCTGCGAACAACTCGATGCGGGGCTTCCGCCGTTCACGGTCAGCATCGGCGTGGCGGTGATTCATCCGTCGCCGGCCGGCTCGACCACGGAGTTCCAGGAACGCGCGGACAAGGCGCTCTATCGGGCCAAGGCGGCGGGCCGCAACCGGGTCGTGTCGGACGCCGATACCTAG
- a CDS encoding chemotaxis protein CheW: protein MFPVTHRALESISNAERPGGLPPGTPAPERRARARHAPSRLALYFDIPGMRLCLPLDHVSKVLALMALQEVPSAPTHFIGLLNLGGNAVPVFDLARHLQRPVFPYRTETPVLLCGTPSRRCALIVEHVDGVKHVNDHQHRVDDVLRDGRAPFLTVFDDGGGLTFMLDIDALLAALLPG, encoded by the coding sequence ATGTTTCCAGTGACCCATCGCGCATTGGAATCGATCAGCAACGCCGAACGGCCAGGCGGCTTGCCTCCTGGTACTCCTGCTCCTGAGCGGCGCGCCCGCGCGCGCCACGCTCCGTCGCGGCTCGCGCTGTATTTCGACATCCCCGGCATGCGGCTGTGCCTGCCGCTCGATCACGTGAGCAAGGTGCTCGCGCTGATGGCGTTGCAGGAAGTGCCGTCCGCGCCGACGCATTTCATCGGCCTGCTCAATCTCGGCGGCAACGCGGTGCCGGTCTTCGATCTCGCGCGGCATCTGCAACGGCCGGTTTTCCCGTACCGGACGGAAACGCCGGTCCTGCTGTGCGGGACGCCGTCCCGGCGCTGCGCGCTGATCGTCGAGCACGTGGACGGCGTGAAGCACGTGAACGATCACCAGCATCGCGTCGACGACGTGCTGCGCGACGGCCGCGCGCCGTTCCTGACCGTGTTCGACGACGGCGGAGGCCTGACCTTCATGCTCGACATCGACGCGCTGCTCGCCGCGTTATTGCCCGGCTGA